From the Buteo buteo chromosome 1, bButBut1.hap1.1, whole genome shotgun sequence genome, one window contains:
- the PRADC1 gene encoding protease-associated domain-containing protein 1: MLRRSLWLCLCLCSCPARGLRIHEYLYFQVLSPGDIRYIFTATPAKDFGGVFNTRYDQIHLVPADPPEACGELNNGVFIQDQIALVERGGCSFLSKTRVIQEHGGRAVIIADNAYDNDSFYIEMIQDSTRRTADIPALFLLGRDGYMIRRSLEQHGLPWAVISIPVNVTSIPTYEMMQPPWTFW; this comes from the exons ATGCTCCGCCGCTCGCTCTGGCTTTgcctctgcctctgctcctgcccggcCCGCG GTTTACGCATCCATGAATACCTGTATTTCCAAGTGCTGAGCCCTGGAGATATCCGCTACATCTTCACCGCCACACCGGCCAAGGATTTTGGTGGCGTGTTT AACACAAGGTACGACCAGATCCACCTGGTCCCGGCGGATCCCCCCGAAGCCTGCGGAGAGCTGAATAATGGCGTCTTCATCCAGGACCAGATTGCCTTGGTGGAGAGGGG GGGTTGCTCGTTCCTGTCGAAGACGCGTGTGATCCAGGAGCACGGCGGACGGGCGGTGATCATCGCAGATAACGCCTATGATAACGACAGCTTCTATATCGAGATGATCCAGGACAGCACCAGGCGGACAGCCGACATCCCCGCGCTCTTCCTGCTGGGCAGGGACGG GTACATGATCAGACGCTCCCTGGAGCAGCATGGGCTCCCCTGGGCTGTCATCTCCATTCCCGTCAATGTCACCAGCATCCCCACGTATGAAATGATGCAGCCCCCCTGGACCTTCTGGTAG